The following proteins come from a genomic window of Streptomyces sp. GS7:
- a CDS encoding type I polyketide synthase, whose protein sequence is MMHDDSDAIAVVGVACRLPGGINDLDGLWTALVEGRDLIGEFPPERFDPGQWLDPVSWRPAKSYTLAGGYLDDIHHFDAGYFGMSPREAGRTDPQQRLFLEMAVEALDDAGIAAASLAGSDTAVYAGVSSPAFGVLQGLEGKSTDAYTMTGAAMSNVANRASHFLDLRGPSLAVDTACSSALVALHHACEALRTGRCGAALAGGVHVLLSPFEFVGFAKASMLSPTGRCRTFSAEADGYVRAEGGGLVVLKPLARALADGDRIHAVILGNGVNSDGRTPGLAQPSHEAQEALLREVYRTAGIDADEVAYLELHGTGTPIGDPTECRAVGAALGTRRASGRPLPVGSVKSQLGHLEPGSGMAGLFKAMLVLRHGLVPANLHALPLNPAIDFEGLRLAPATEARALRQPSDARAVAGVNSFGFGGANAHIILTTAPEPVREEPPSGPLPVVVSARTAEAAAGAAGRMARRLESCAEEEFYDLAYTSCLRRGHHLHRGAVLADTPGEAAALLRQLAAGERDIAAGSLAAAAERGSVAFAFSGNGSQWAGMGAGLLTADPVFRTAVEEADEALRPLLGWSVLEELTECRRGDSTDVVQPLLFAVQTGLVEMLRAHGVRPAGVVGHSAGEMAAAWAAGALDLEAAARVVVERSQAQASTAGDWGMAAVGTDERQARLLLEPYEGRLEIAGINSARDVTVSGDAAALARLGHELQQQGIFFQDLGLRYAFHSHAMDGLESRLFPALTDLKPQRAHTAYASATTGTVLNGPEMDAAYWWRNLRDTVLFAPAVAELRDRGCDIFVEVGPHPVLCSYLRRPAPGRPLTVVPTLSRDTCEATAVRTAVAHLVAAGDTGASFFPRPGRVVDLPAYPWERERHWNGDPGAWARRCGDGTVDHPLLGERAALADPSWHGSFDPARAPWLEGHRIADAVLMPAAGFTEMALAAGRRAWDHAVEISDLAIPRALVLPFDNDRQVQVQTTLSADDGLLRIASRGDGGDAWQEHARGRVRRLLEPQPQRVDIGHLAAGLPDHWTAEEFYELMKQVGVAYGPDFLVLTEDLRTDGTQSLTRYTAKADLSGYEAHPALLDGAVQTGLILLEELAVQGKPCLPASIDRVRAWRPLPAEGHFHARLRARSARESLLDLMVLDADGMVCLALEGVRLRQFTRSSATGAIRHVTVLRADCRPGQDPVGPSPLPDPAAIADKCREAVHEPEGGAHAVDASRELGAHFVTAAVAELLPGSEAGAFTTADLIDAGAAAPYVPLLEVLLDVARDHGLVVSDDRGWRIVRHGAPGERVRELTRRHPDLAVELTLLGTCGSRLPEVLRGRVEPADVLLSATNRPLLEELYAGGGMARFGTRALRAAVETVVANWPLDRPLRVLEVGAGSGGTTAAVLPALPPERTRYLCTDLSDSFFPRLRRQFGEYDFVDYEVLDLDADPIEQGLPEAGFDLVIAGHALHTAKDLRGSLDHIRRLLADGGGLFATEPHDPAAWALLSGLLPGFWDRHDTGLRPAGPLLSAEAWATVLSDSGFDAPATWGHPGSSLLLARRPHRTEPATRAAPTEETGTWIVASESPQDPLAEATVRHLGARRATPGTDPGAWSGLLDAHSGDVGVVLFLGGEDEHSRHLDTDRAVRRLAALRAVVTAAAQRSDVSLWLVTPPTGALPAPERPLASEAATLWGAARCLGAEHPQLAVRRIALERGDSPDTDAGRLAAELVGPTTEDEILLTPSGRFVPRIHARPTLTTGAPAPEGSCFALRLHSPGRTYRVVWEPAEPPAPAPDEVLVSVRAAALNYRDVLQALDLIPLSTARRGGAPGTGHGLGLECAGVVIAVGSRVTRFAVGDRVFGFGADMLGSHATVQETLTGHIPDGMDFCQATTLPGVYLTVHHSLHRLARLAPGESILVHGAAGGVGLATLQYAAHVGAQVIATAGTPAKRDLLRLLGVRHVLDSRSLDFAHQVKEITGGQGVDVVLNSLAGEAISRGLESLRSGGRFIELGKRDLYHNSRLPMRPFLNNLTLSAVGDIHELLTHHPDIAGVEGPEIARRVRNGIYGPILHHVYPADRITDAFEALQHSRHIGKVVVSLESPPHVPDPLPPVVLDREATYLVTGGLGGFGAATAQWLVRQGARRLALTGRRGADHPEAPALLDALHGRGVHVTVHAADAGDAAAMRAVLDHVDTRQHPLRGIVHAAATFDDGPLMDLTEERLRSVLAPKAGGAAVLDELTRDRDLAFFVLASSVTGMTGNLHQSSYVAANVFLEALARSRRRDGLPALAVGWGAVADVGHAARNDMTAYLRTIGMPPVPADELLRLFGSLPAEDDVAVLADIDWHRIQQIVPAAARFSTVLAKGHGARDGDENLASQLASATPESALALITDVLTRALAGVLQTTPDRLPPDRSLSDLGVDSLMGAELMGALQQRLGCNLPMLEIVNSTSIGDLARRCLHWLK, encoded by the coding sequence ATGATGCACGACGATTCCGACGCCATTGCCGTGGTGGGGGTGGCCTGTCGGCTTCCAGGCGGAATCAATGACCTGGACGGACTGTGGACCGCACTCGTCGAAGGGCGGGACCTGATCGGTGAATTCCCCCCGGAACGGTTCGACCCGGGCCAATGGCTCGACCCGGTGTCCTGGAGACCGGCGAAGTCCTACACGCTCGCAGGCGGTTACCTCGACGACATTCACCACTTCGACGCCGGCTACTTCGGCATGTCGCCGCGCGAGGCGGGACGCACGGATCCCCAGCAACGACTCTTCCTGGAAATGGCGGTGGAAGCCCTGGACGACGCCGGTATCGCGGCCGCGTCGCTCGCCGGGTCCGACACCGCCGTCTACGCGGGCGTCTCCAGCCCGGCGTTCGGAGTGCTGCAGGGACTGGAGGGGAAGTCGACCGACGCCTACACGATGACGGGCGCCGCCATGTCGAATGTCGCCAACCGGGCCTCGCACTTCCTGGACCTGCGAGGCCCCAGCCTCGCCGTGGACACCGCGTGCTCCTCGGCCCTGGTCGCGCTGCACCACGCCTGCGAGGCGCTGCGCACAGGGCGTTGCGGGGCCGCGCTGGCGGGCGGTGTCCATGTGCTGCTCAGTCCTTTCGAGTTCGTCGGGTTCGCCAAGGCGTCGATGCTCTCCCCGACCGGGCGCTGCCGCACGTTCTCGGCGGAGGCCGACGGCTACGTGCGGGCGGAGGGCGGCGGCCTGGTGGTCCTCAAACCTCTGGCGCGCGCTCTGGCGGACGGCGACCGGATCCATGCCGTGATCCTCGGCAACGGCGTCAACTCCGACGGCCGTACCCCGGGGCTGGCACAGCCGAGCCACGAAGCCCAAGAGGCGCTGTTGCGCGAGGTCTACCGGACGGCGGGCATCGACGCGGACGAGGTCGCCTATCTGGAACTGCACGGCACCGGCACCCCCATCGGGGACCCGACGGAATGCCGGGCCGTCGGAGCGGCTCTGGGCACCCGGCGGGCCTCGGGCCGACCGCTGCCGGTGGGGTCCGTCAAGAGTCAACTGGGCCACCTGGAACCGGGGTCGGGCATGGCGGGACTGTTCAAGGCCATGCTGGTGCTGCGCCATGGCCTGGTACCGGCCAATCTGCACGCCCTTCCGCTCAACCCCGCCATCGACTTCGAGGGTCTGCGGCTCGCTCCCGCGACCGAGGCCCGTGCACTGCGGCAGCCATCGGACGCGCGGGCCGTGGCCGGGGTGAATTCCTTCGGGTTCGGCGGTGCCAACGCCCACATCATCCTCACCACGGCGCCCGAACCGGTCCGCGAGGAGCCGCCGTCGGGCCCCCTGCCGGTCGTCGTCTCGGCCCGTACCGCCGAAGCGGCCGCCGGCGCGGCCGGTCGCATGGCGCGGCGACTCGAAAGCTGCGCCGAGGAGGAGTTCTACGACCTGGCGTACACCTCCTGCCTCCGGCGAGGCCACCACCTCCACCGGGGAGCGGTGCTGGCCGACACCCCGGGTGAGGCCGCCGCACTCCTGCGACAACTGGCCGCCGGAGAGCGGGACATCGCCGCCGGTTCCCTGGCAGCCGCCGCCGAACGAGGGAGCGTGGCTTTTGCGTTCTCCGGCAACGGCTCCCAGTGGGCCGGAATGGGAGCCGGCCTGCTCACCGCCGACCCGGTCTTCCGGACGGCCGTCGAAGAGGCGGACGAGGCGCTGCGTCCGCTCCTCGGCTGGTCCGTGCTGGAGGAGTTGACCGAGTGCCGGCGGGGCGACTCCACCGATGTCGTCCAACCGCTCCTGTTCGCCGTGCAGACCGGGCTGGTCGAAATGCTGAGGGCGCATGGTGTCCGTCCGGCCGGGGTGGTCGGTCACAGTGCCGGTGAGATGGCTGCCGCATGGGCCGCCGGGGCGCTCGACCTGGAAGCCGCGGCACGGGTCGTGGTGGAACGGTCCCAGGCGCAGGCGTCGACTGCCGGGGACTGGGGCATGGCGGCCGTCGGCACGGACGAGCGACAGGCCAGGCTGCTGCTGGAGCCGTACGAGGGGCGGCTGGAGATCGCCGGGATCAACAGCGCGCGGGACGTGACGGTCAGCGGGGATGCGGCGGCCCTGGCCCGACTGGGCCATGAACTGCAGCAGCAGGGGATCTTCTTCCAGGACCTGGGCCTGCGGTACGCCTTCCACAGCCACGCCATGGACGGCCTCGAGAGCCGGCTCTTCCCGGCCCTGACCGATCTCAAGCCGCAGCGGGCACACACCGCGTACGCCTCGGCCACCACGGGCACGGTGCTCAACGGCCCCGAGATGGACGCCGCCTACTGGTGGAGAAATCTGCGCGACACGGTGCTGTTCGCACCGGCCGTCGCCGAACTCCGCGACCGGGGCTGCGACATCTTCGTCGAGGTCGGACCGCACCCCGTGCTCTGCAGCTACCTGCGGCGACCGGCCCCCGGCCGGCCGCTCACCGTCGTACCCACCCTGAGCCGGGACACCTGCGAGGCCACGGCGGTGCGCACTGCCGTCGCCCACCTGGTGGCGGCGGGCGACACGGGGGCTTCCTTCTTCCCGCGCCCAGGCCGTGTGGTGGACCTGCCCGCCTATCCGTGGGAGCGCGAGCGCCACTGGAACGGCGACCCGGGCGCCTGGGCGCGCCGCTGCGGAGACGGCACGGTCGACCACCCGCTGCTGGGTGAGCGGGCGGCCCTGGCCGACCCCTCCTGGCACGGCTCCTTCGATCCCGCGCGCGCTCCCTGGCTCGAGGGCCACCGGATCGCTGACGCGGTGCTCATGCCGGCCGCCGGCTTCACCGAGATGGCACTGGCGGCAGGCCGGCGCGCCTGGGACCACGCCGTGGAGATCAGCGACCTCGCCATCCCCCGCGCGCTGGTGCTGCCGTTCGACAACGACCGGCAGGTACAGGTCCAGACGACGCTTTCGGCGGACGACGGCCTGCTGCGCATCGCCAGCCGTGGTGACGGCGGGGACGCCTGGCAGGAGCACGCCCGGGGGCGGGTCCGCAGACTGCTCGAGCCACAGCCCCAACGCGTCGACATCGGACACCTCGCCGCCGGACTGCCCGACCACTGGACGGCGGAGGAGTTCTACGAGCTGATGAAGCAGGTCGGAGTCGCGTACGGTCCCGACTTCCTGGTGCTGACCGAGGATCTCCGTACCGATGGGACACAGTCCCTGACCCGCTACACCGCCAAGGCCGATCTCTCGGGCTACGAGGCACACCCCGCGCTGCTGGACGGCGCGGTTCAGACCGGTCTCATCCTGCTGGAGGAGCTGGCCGTCCAGGGAAAGCCCTGCCTGCCCGCGTCCATCGACCGGGTACGTGCCTGGCGGCCACTGCCCGCCGAGGGCCATTTCCACGCCCGGCTGCGGGCCCGGTCCGCCCGGGAGTCGCTCTTGGACCTCATGGTCCTCGACGCCGACGGCATGGTCTGCCTGGCCCTGGAAGGCGTAAGGCTGCGCCAGTTCACCAGATCGTCCGCCACCGGCGCCATCCGCCACGTCACCGTGTTGCGGGCCGACTGCCGGCCCGGCCAGGATCCCGTCGGCCCCAGCCCGCTGCCCGACCCTGCTGCCATCGCGGACAAGTGCCGGGAGGCGGTGCACGAGCCGGAAGGCGGGGCGCATGCGGTCGACGCGTCCCGGGAGCTGGGCGCGCACTTCGTGACGGCCGCAGTCGCGGAACTGCTCCCCGGCTCCGAGGCGGGCGCCTTCACCACCGCCGACCTGATCGACGCCGGCGCCGCGGCCCCGTACGTCCCCCTGCTCGAAGTGCTGCTCGACGTGGCGCGGGACCACGGGCTGGTCGTGTCGGACGACCGGGGGTGGCGGATCGTGCGGCACGGGGCACCGGGGGAACGCGTCCGCGAACTCACCCGGCGGCATCCTGACCTTGCCGTGGAACTCACCTTGCTCGGCACCTGCGGTTCGCGTCTGCCGGAGGTGTTGCGGGGGCGCGTCGAACCGGCGGATGTCCTCCTCTCGGCGACCAACCGCCCTCTGCTGGAGGAGCTCTACGCCGGGGGCGGCATGGCACGGTTCGGCACCCGCGCCCTCCGTGCCGCGGTCGAGACCGTCGTCGCGAACTGGCCCCTCGACCGGCCGTTGCGTGTGCTGGAGGTCGGTGCCGGTAGTGGCGGCACCACCGCCGCTGTCCTTCCCGCCCTGCCGCCCGAGCGCACCCGGTACCTGTGCACCGACCTCTCCGACAGCTTCTTCCCCCGGCTCAGGCGTCAGTTCGGCGAGTACGACTTCGTCGATTACGAGGTACTGGACCTCGATGCGGACCCCATCGAGCAGGGACTGCCAGAGGCCGGCTTCGACCTCGTGATCGCCGGGCACGCGCTGCACACCGCCAAGGACCTGCGCGGCTCGCTCGACCACATCCGGCGGCTTCTCGCGGACGGCGGAGGGCTGTTCGCGACCGAGCCCCACGACCCGGCGGCATGGGCCCTGCTGTCCGGTCTGCTCCCCGGCTTCTGGGACCGGCACGACACCGGTCTGCGCCCAGCAGGGCCGCTGCTGTCGGCCGAGGCATGGGCAACAGTCCTGTCCGACAGCGGATTTGACGCCCCTGCCACCTGGGGACACCCAGGGTCCTCGCTGCTGCTCGCCCGGCGGCCCCACCGCACCGAGCCCGCCACCCGGGCCGCGCCCACCGAGGAGACGGGAACCTGGATCGTCGCGTCGGAATCTCCGCAGGACCCGCTCGCCGAGGCAACCGTCCGACACCTCGGCGCGCGCCGCGCCACGCCCGGCACCGACCCCGGGGCATGGTCGGGCCTGCTCGACGCACACTCCGGCGACGTAGGGGTCGTGCTGTTCCTCGGCGGGGAGGACGAGCACTCCCGGCACCTGGACACCGACCGTGCGGTGCGCCGCCTGGCCGCGCTGCGGGCCGTGGTCACTGCGGCCGCCCAACGCAGCGATGTTTCCCTGTGGCTCGTCACACCGCCGACCGGGGCGCTGCCGGCTCCCGAACGTCCTCTGGCGTCGGAGGCCGCGACCCTCTGGGGAGCGGCGCGCTGCCTGGGCGCCGAGCATCCTCAACTAGCCGTCCGCCGCATCGCGCTGGAGCGCGGTGACAGCCCGGACACCGATGCCGGCCGGCTGGCCGCGGAGCTCGTCGGTCCCACCACCGAGGACGAAATTCTCCTCACCCCCTCCGGACGCTTCGTGCCCCGGATCCATGCGCGACCCACGCTCACCACCGGCGCGCCCGCCCCCGAAGGCAGCTGCTTCGCCCTGCGGCTGCACTCTCCCGGACGGACCTACCGGGTGGTGTGGGAGCCCGCCGAGCCCCCGGCCCCGGCACCGGACGAGGTACTCGTCTCCGTACGGGCCGCCGCGCTCAACTACCGGGACGTCCTGCAGGCCCTCGACCTCATCCCGCTGAGCACCGCGCGGCGTGGCGGCGCACCCGGCACGGGCCACGGCCTCGGGCTCGAGTGCGCCGGCGTGGTGATCGCCGTCGGCTCCCGCGTCACCCGATTCGCGGTCGGGGATCGCGTCTTCGGCTTCGGCGCCGACATGCTGGGCTCGCACGCCACCGTCCAGGAGACGCTGACCGGCCACATCCCCGACGGGATGGACTTCTGCCAGGCCACCACCCTGCCGGGCGTCTACCTCACCGTCCACCACAGCCTGCACCGGCTGGCCCGCCTCGCACCCGGCGAAAGCATTCTGGTGCACGGAGCCGCCGGCGGTGTGGGCCTGGCCACGCTGCAGTACGCCGCACACGTCGGTGCCCAGGTCATCGCCACCGCGGGGACCCCCGCCAAACGCGACCTGCTGCGGCTGCTGGGCGTGCGGCACGTACTGGATTCCCGCTCCTTGGACTTCGCCCACCAGGTCAAGGAGATCACCGGCGGCCAGGGCGTGGACGTCGTCCTCAACTCCCTTGCCGGCGAGGCGATCAGCCGGGGCCTTGAGTCACTGCGAAGCGGCGGCCGCTTCATCGAGCTGGGCAAGCGAGACCTGTACCACAACAGCCGGTTGCCGATGCGCCCGTTCCTCAACAACCTCACGCTGTCGGCGGTGGGGGACATCCACGAACTCCTCACCCACCACCCGGACATCGCGGGCGTCGAGGGCCCGGAGATCGCCAGACGGGTGCGGAACGGCATCTACGGTCCCATCCTGCACCACGTCTACCCGGCCGACCGGATCACCGATGCGTTCGAGGCACTCCAGCACTCACGGCACATCGGCAAGGTCGTGGTCTCCCTGGAGTCGCCGCCGCACGTTCCGGACCCGCTCCCGCCGGTGGTGCTGGACCGTGAGGCGACGTACCTCGTCACCGGCGGCCTCGGCGGCTTCGGTGCCGCCACCGCCCAGTGGCTGGTCCGACAAGGAGCACGCCGGCTGGCCCTGACCGGCCGCCGCGGAGCGGACCACCCCGAAGCGCCGGCGTTGCTCGACGCGTTGCACGGACGGGGCGTCCACGTCACCGTGCATGCCGCGGACGCGGGGGACGCCGCCGCCATGCGCGCGGTCCTGGACCACGTCGACACCCGCCAACACCCCCTGCGCGGCATCGTCCACGCTGCCGCGACGTTCGACGACGGCCCCTTGATGGATCTCACCGAAGAACGCCTCCGGTCCGTTCTGGCCCCCAAGGCAGGGGGCGCGGCCGTACTGGACGAGCTGACCCGCGACCGCGACCTCGCCTTCTTCGTGCTCGCCTCCTCGGTAACCGGGATGACCGGAAACCTCCACCAAAGCAGCTACGTTGCGGCCAACGTGTTCCTGGAGGCGCTTGCCAGGTCCCGCCGCCGCGACGGCCTGCCCGCGCTGGCCGTGGGCTGGGGCGCGGTCGCCGACGTCGGTCACGCCGCCCGCAACGACATGACCGCCTACCTGCGGACCATCGGCATGCCACCGGTCCCCGCCGATGAACTCCTGCGGCTTTTCGGCTCCCTGCCGGCCGAGGACGACGTGGCCGTCCTGGCCGACATCGACTGGCACCGGATCCAGCAGATCGTCCCGGCCGCAGCCCGCTTCTCCACCGTGCTGGCGAAAGGCCACGGCGCCCGCGACGGCGACGAGAACCTGGCGAGCCAACTCGCCTCCGCCACACCGGAGTCCGCCCTCGCGCTGATCACCGACGTCCTCACCCGTGCGCTGGCGGGAGTGCTCCAGACGACCCCGGACCGGCTGCCGCCCGACCGCTCCCTGTCGGATCTCGGTGTCGACTCCCTCATGGGGGCCGAGCTCATGGGCGCTCTTCAGCAGCGACTCGGGTGCAATCTCCCCATGCTGGAGATCGTCAACAGCACGTCCATCGGCGACCTGGCCCGCCGGTGCCTCCACTGGCTGAAATGA